In Triticum aestivum cultivar Chinese Spring chromosome 5B, IWGSC CS RefSeq v2.1, whole genome shotgun sequence, the following proteins share a genomic window:
- the LOC123114472 gene encoding RNA polymerase sigma factor sigF, chloroplastic, whose translation MNSSRSLLSSPLFPTSSPNFRGAASSPSPSRASVPMIHDSTGGRASTACHYSPSLVAEEQAHGSVSLKGEKALLEFLLDMALEQHTEGKTFKAEEGAEGEFESYLRGLQRQVIYQQAFGEKNNFTSAITSTSTPSAKSVPTLDLGATSVTLMKEVAFLADGSRPSTTQLNVPPVTLATSVESTHPYEKLLSNGQVFIRSTRLLERRSKKRNVPQASTSSTDVVQCSVADSKKKEKPKKYGRVLGPDEPFRLFLRDRETTEFLTAKEERHLFSQIQNLMKLEEAQRRLEAQCGREPTLPEWAQAVGMSCKELQSSIHIGRRCREKMARSNFRLVIHVARKYQGYGLDIEDLVQDGCCGLMKTFEKFNPSKGCRFPTYAYWWIRQAIKKSIFKHSRLIRLPESVYARLKKVGKARLECILEGEQPTNQNVARRAGITIEKLAKLKAKTRKPRSMQDQVWSNDAVTFQEITEDPNIDPPDLVVDRIMMRQQVREFLGVLTTREKEIIEHRFGIYDGEPKTLHVIGDMYGLSKERIRQLQNRALDKLKRSVSTQGFDVYLDLLTSNG comes from the exons ATGAATTCCAGCCGGAGCTTGCTCTCGTCGCCGCTCTTCCCCACCTCATCTCCAAACTTCAggggcgccgcctcctccccaTCCCCCTCCCGCGCATCAG TTCCGATGATACACGACAGCACCGGCGGCAGAGCATCCACGGCGTGCCACTACTCGCCCTCGCTCGTGGCCGAGGAGCAGGCCCATGGCTCCGTGTCTTTGAAGGGCGAGAAGGCCTTGCTGGAGTTCCTGCTGGACATG GCCTTGGAGCAGCACACGGAAGGGAAGACTTTCAAAGCCGAAGAGGGGGCAGAGGGCGAGTTCGAGAGCTATCTGCGAGGCCTGCAGCGGCAAGTCATTTACCAGCAGGCCTTTGG TGAAAAGAACAACTTCACCTCTGCAATCACTTCAACTTCAACGCCATCGGCAAAATCAGTTCCAACTTTGGATCTCGGCGCAACCTCGGTGACCTTGATGAAGGAGGTGGCCTTTTTGGCAGATGGATCAAGACCTTCAACCACCCAGCTGAATGTACCACCAGTAACGCTTGCAACCAGTGTGGAGTCGACCCACCCGTACGAGAAGCTGCTGAGCAATGGGCAAGTGTTTATTCGGTCTACACGGTTGCTTGAGAGAAGATCCAAGAAGCGGAATGTTCCTCAGGCATCAACAAGCAGTACTGATGTTGTGCAGTGCAGTGTTGCTGATtcaaagaagaaagagaagccaaagaAGTATGGCAGGGTTCTCGGTCCAGATGAACCCTTCAGGTTGTTCCTACGAGACCGCGAGACGACAGAGTTCTTGACGGCAAAGGAAGAGAGACACTTGTTCAGCCAGATACAG AATCTTATGAAACTGGAGGAGGCTCAGCGTAGGCTAGAAGCGCAGTGTGGCCGCGAGCCGACGCTTCCCGAGTGGGCTCAGGCCGTGGGAATGAGCTGCAAGGAGCTGCAGTCGTCCATACACATCGGAAGGCGCTGCAGGGAGAAGATGGCCCGCTCCAACTTCCGCCTTGTGATACACGTAGCTAGGAAATACCAGGGATATGGCCTTGACATCGAGGACCTAGTTCAG GACGGATGCTGTGGGTTGATGAAGACCTTCGAGAAATTCAATCCAAGCAAGGGATGCAGGTTCCCGACGTATGCGTACTGGTGGATACGCCAAGCAATCAAAAAGTCTATCTTCAAGCATTCGAGACTGATTCGGTTGCCG GAGAGTGTGTATGCACGTCTGAAAAAGGTGGGGAAAGCAAGGCTGGAGTGCATCTTGGAAGGGGAGCAGCCTACTAACCAAAATGTAGCTAGGCGTGCCGGCATCACGATCGAGAAGCTGGCGAAACTCAAAGCAAAGACCAGAAAGCCACGATCAATGCAGGATCAAGTTTGGTCCAACGACGCAGTCACCTTCCAG GAGATCACGGAGGACCCGAACATCGATCCACCGGACCTGGTGGTGGACAGGATAATGATGAGGCAGCAGGTGCGGGAGTTCCTGGGCGTCCTGACCACGAGGGAGAAGGAGATCATCGAGCACCGGTTCGGGATCTACGACGGCGAGCCCAAGACGCTCCACGTGATCGGGGACATGTACGGCCTGTCCAAGGAGCGGATCCGGCAGCTCCAGAACCGGGCGCTGGACAAGCTGAAGCGGAGCGTGTCCACGCAGGGGTTCGACGTCTACTTGGACCTGCTGACCTCGAATGGCTAG